The following are encoded together in the Solenopsis invicta isolate M01_SB chromosome 14, UNIL_Sinv_3.0, whole genome shotgun sequence genome:
- the LOC105199239 gene encoding protein sidekick isoform X8: MARHIDNVAAMAHYGIFRRGCLSGRINIYGGPEPLQEPRFTNQPSSSGNILSENRTKFLQCQARGNPQPKYKWFKNGMPLNNELTSGPYFRIHSTRREDAGVYHCVATNDVGSIFSDRLAFAVAYMGTFDDLTEKVVTVESGSAAILELPPIESHPIPDVTWFSSDGTPLYGIKYATTHHTLIILNASENDEGTYRAKAINTQLGKEEISPFFKLQVTGDPNAEVAPTIIVKPQDTQIVKDQDVTHINCIANARSLHELRTLWMKDGIPIENSRISYSFNDSWNRTLALISANITYTGIYSCHVDLRSGGYPIVNASAKIVVYEKPTFITELKRETLSDYGSTVTLPCDANGVPSPTITWFRNAEPVDHLLGTRYVIEEDGSLTIKKLTMDDSGMFQCLASNEAGESSSYTWLKAKKGLRSRLRNRVARWAAGYNVVRIRQSDRRFMFSQYPNTSGPIMENGPQNLTVLDGKDATLSCNAIAAPKPNATWYYNADMIPVEIAGRVQVLDNGDLLIAAVKSYDAGKYTCIRANEAGSVNGSAYLTVMVRTQIIQPPVDTSVLLGRTAELQCKVSNDPSVVYDMAWFHNGQVINTQASQRVKMRSDGTLEIVTVRASDVGEYTCSVVSPGGNETRSARLSVIELPFPPINVVATRVERISPRTINVTWVPGFDGNSPTKKFIVQRREVSDLGPIHDPILNWVTERDNVSATSRWVLLNNLKAAASYQFRVSAENSVGEGPSSAASNIVVLPQEPPSGPPIGFVGSARSSSEIITQWQPPLEEYRNGHILGYILRYTLFGYNDSPWTMQNITNEAQRNYLITDLITWKDYEVQIAAYNEKGVGVYSKGLQIKTREGVPEAPPTNVKTKAVNSTAVKVWWKPPNPQKINGINQGYKLQAWIGGNFTEANEYKSMTVPPSLFDPLAEQNTIMTGLRKYTQYNITVLCFTDPGDGERSSPVEIRTREDVPEEVENLQFEDISDRALTVKWNRPKEINGILTHYQLKYMIKDIPDSLRVENFTADVLSTKVEHLQALTHYKFEVTAWTSVGPGRAKIATIQSGVEPVLPEPPTKLALSNIDAFSIVLQFTPGFDGNSSITKWTVEAQTARNSTWYIIYEVSDPDASTITVGGLTPFMQYKLRLIANNVVGASQPSEPTKEFQTIQAPPSHPPKNVTVRAMSATELRVRWIPLQQIEWYGNPRGYNVTYTEVRSNISKSSIIEDHTANSYVLENMEEYADYEIVMQAFNDVGSSIASPKAIERTRESVPSLGPINVEANATSSTTILVRWGDVPVEHQNGQIEGFKVYYGANSRSTFQYKNIPSNTTFTTTLTELRKFVQYHVQVLAYTRLGDGALSIPPVRVQTFDDTPGSPSNVSFPDVSLTTARIIWDTPEDPNGEILAYKVMFHLNSSQDRQFSKEFPASDRTFRATGLESEQYYMFSVTAQTRLGWGKTAYALVFTTNNRERPQAPSVPQVSKSQIQSRQITFSWTPGRDGFAPLRYYTVQQSENSGPFQIIPERVEPTLTSYTANNLKPYTHYQFRIQATNDIGPSEWSNESAQVQTLPAAPSKGVTGLKVVPITTSSVEVHWNMIDEVYWSGDYETGGYRVVYQPVSDFPTPLQTTPKEEILGIKETKMVLSDLTEDRYYEIVVLPFNSEGEGPPSPPVTVYVGEAVPTGEPQYLKAEPISSTEVLLRWKPPQANMQNGDLLGYKIFYLVTDSPQTLEKKQEEEIEVVPASCLTHNLVFLDKYTEYRIQVLAFNPAGDGPRSPPITARTKQDIPGPPYYLQFNEITMTSLRVSWKPPKLRNGEIVGYIVTYETAEQNDRFSKQVKQKVTETSLLIQPLEEEVTYTFMVRAQTIDFGPPISGNVTTGPQEGSPMEPSNLSVTKTVSSVELQWTNGASGKGPILGYYIETRRKAMEEWQHYDSRWQTIIRTSNGPLTEYTVSYQNLLPSTSYLFRVISYNRYGISYPAYSTETILTPSKLYLEYAYLQHRPFYRQTWFMVTLAAVSIIIIIMVIAILCVKSKSYKYKQEAQKTLEESMAMDADDRQESDLELYRSRQGTGGAINTASGTLGKRNTLARKAMHPPPPTMLGKSPPRPSPASVAYHSDEESLKGYDENPDDSSVTEKPSEISSTDSQGSESENESVQSDPHSFVNHYANVNDSLRQSWKRQKPVRNYSSYTDSEPEGSAVVSLNGGQIIMNNMARSRAPLPGFSSFV; the protein is encoded by the exons ATGGCGAGACATATTGACAACGTCGCGGCGATGGCACATTATGGTATCTTTCGTCGAGGGTGCTTATCGGGCCGAATCAATATTTATGGCGGCCCAG AACCACTTCAGGAGCCGCGCTTCACCAATCAACCGTCCAGCAGTGGCAACATACTTAGCGAGAATCGCACGAAGTTTCTGCAATGCCAAGCTAGAG GCAATCCTCAACCGAAGTACAAATGGTTCAAAAACGGGATGCCCCTAAACAACGAGCTCACCTCGGGGCCTTACTTCCGTATTCACAGTACCCGGCGGGAGGACGCCGGGGTGTATCATTGCGTCGCAACGAACGACGTGGGGTCTATATTCAGCGATCGTCTCGCCTTCGCCGTAGCCT ATATGGGGACGTTCGACGATCTCACGGAGAAAGTGGTGACCGTCGAGTCGGGTAGCGCCGCGATTCTGGAACTGCCCCCGATCGAGAGCCATCCCATTCCTGACGTAACGTGGTTCTCTTCGGACGGGACTCCTCTGTACGGTATAAAGTACGCCACGACCCACCACACGTTGATCATACTAAACGCTTCGGAAAACGACGAAGGCACCTACAG GGCGAAAGCTATTAACACTCAATTGGGCAAGGAGGAGATCAGTCCGTTTTTCAAACTGCAAGTCACCGGCGATCCGAACGCGGAGGTAGCCCCTACCATAATCGTCAAGCCGCAGGATACGCAGATAGTCAAAGATCAAGATGTCACGCACATAAATTGCATCGCGAACGCCAG ATCACTTCACGAGCTAAGAACCTTGTGGATGAAAGACGGCATTCCGATCGAGAACTCTAGAATATCGTACAGCTTTAACGATTCGTGGAATAGAACGCTCGCGTTGATCTCAGCCAACATAACTTACACGGGAATTTATTCCTGCCACGTGGACTTGCGAAGTGGCGGTTACCCGATTGTAAATGCGAGCGCTAAAATCGTTGTATATG aaaaaccGACATTTATAACAGAATTAAAAAGGGAAACCTTGAGCGATTACGGGTCCACGGTAACGTTACCGTGCGACGCTAATGGCGTGCCGTCTCCTACAATCACTTGGTTCCGTAATGCCGAACCTGTCGATCATTTACTAGGAACCAG ataTGTGATAGAGGAAGATGGCTCactgacaattaaaaaattaactatggATGACTCGGGGATGTTTCAGTGCCTCGCTTCCAACGAAGCCGGCGAATCGTCTAGTTATACCTGGCTAAAAGCGAAAA AAGGATTAAGAAGCAGATTGAGAAACAGAGTTGCCCGCTGGGCAGCTGGCTACAATGTAGTCAGAATTCGCCAGTCTGATCGCCGTTTTATGTTCTCTCAATATCCAAACA CATCTGGACCGATAATGGAGAACGGGCCACAGAATTTAACGGTGTTAGACGGCAAAGATGCGACTCTGAGTTGCAACGCGATCGCGGCACCTAAGCCAAATGCCACCTGGTATTATAACG CAGACATGATACCTGTGGAGATCGCCGGGAGAGTACAAGTTTTGGATAACGGCGATCTTTTAATTGCGGCAGTGAAATCCTACGACGCAGGAAAATATACTTGTATCCGTGCGAACGAAGCTGGCTCTGTCAACGGATCGGCATATTTGACCGTTATGG TTCGAACTCAAATTATCCAACCACCTGTTGATACATCTGTGCTTCTCGGGCGCACCGCCGAATTGCAATGCAAAGTCTCGAACGATCCTTCTGTCGTATACGATATGGCATGGTTTCACAATGGACA AGTAATAAACACGCAAGCGAGCCAAAGAGTGAAGATGCGATCGGACGGCACTCTCGAGATTGTCACCGTTCGAGCTTCCGACGTTGGTGAGTACACATGCTCTGTGGTATCACCGGGTGGCAATGAAACGCGATCTGCTCGTCTGAGCGTGATCGAGTTGCCTTTCCCACCGATCAACGTCGTGGCCACGCGGGTTGAAAGGATCTCGCCACGCACAATCAACGTCACGTGGGTGCCTGGCTTTGATGGCAACAGTCCtacgaaaaaatttatagttcagaGACGAGAAGTATCCGATCTGG GACCTATACACGATCCAATATTAAACTGGGTCACCGAACGCGATAATGTATCTGCGACTAGTCGATGGGTACTGTTGAATAATTTGAAAGCTGCGGCGTCTTATCAATTTCGTGTTAGCGCCGAGAATAGCGTCGGCGAAGGTCCATCATCAGCAGCTAGCAACATTGTCGTTTTACCTCAAGAAC cgcCAAGTGGTCCACCTATTGGCTTTGTTGGTTCAGCACGTTCGTCGTCGGAAATAATAACGCAATGGCAACCTCCGCTAGAAGAATACCGAAACGGCCATATATTAGGATATATACTGAGATACACGCTCTTCGGATACAATGACAGTCCGTGGACGATGCAAAATATCACCAACGAAGCACAAAGAAATTATCTCATTACAGATTTAATCACATGGAAGGACTATGAAGTGCAAATAGCAGCTTACAACGAGAAGGGCGTGGGTGTATATTCGAAGGGCTTGCAAATAAAAACCAGAGAAGGGg tcCCGGAAGCACCTCCAACAAACGTGAAAACGAAAGCAGTTAATTCAACGGCGGTGAAAGTTTGGTGGAAGCCACCGAATCCTCAGAAGATCAATGGGATTAATCAGGGATATAAATTGCAAGCCTGGATCGGCGGAAATTTTACAGAAGCGAATGAATACAAATCGATGACCGTGCCGCCGAGTTTGTTTGATCCGCTCGCTGAGCAGAACACTATTATGACAGGTTTAAGAAAATACACTCAATATAATATCACGGTGCTCTGCTTCACCGATCCAGGTGACGGTGAAAGGAGTTCACCCGTCGAAATTCGCACTCGCGAAGACG TACCTGAAGAAGTAGAGAATTTACAATTTGAAGATATCAGCGATCGTGCGTTAACTGTTAAGTGGAATCGTCCTAAAGAGATCAACGGAATATTGACACATTATCAACTGAAATACATGATTAAAGACATTCCGGATTCTTTGCGCGTCGAAAATTTCACGGCCGATGTGCTATCGACCAAAGTGGAGCATCTTCAG gcACTAACCCATTACAAATTTGAAGTAACCGCTTGGACATCAGTTGGACCTGGCAGAGCGAAAATAGCGACCATACAATCAGGCGTCGAACCGGTGCTTCCGGAACCACCCACAAAACTAGCCTTGTCCAACATTGACGCGTTCTCCATTGTATTGCAGTTCACACCAGGATTCGACGGAAACTCATCCATTACAAAGTGGACAGTAGAG GCACAAACGGCGCGAAACTCGACGTGGTATATTATCTACGAAGTGTCCGATCCTGATGCCAGTACAATCACAGTCGGTGGTTTGACTCCCTTTATGCAATACAAGCTCCGTTTGATCGCGAATAATGTTGTCGGTGCCTCGCAACCCTCCGAGCCAACTAAAGAGTTTCAGACGATTCAAGCACCACCCTCTCATCCTCCGAAAAACGTCACGGTCCGCGCAATGAGTGCAACCGAGTTACGCGTTAGATGGATC CCATTGCAGCAAATAGAATGGTACGGAAATCCGCGAGGATACAATGTCACTTATACGGAAGTGCGGTCGAACATCTCAAAGAGCAGTATTATCGAGGATCACACCGCGAATTCATACGTTTTGGAAAACATGGAGGAGTATGCCGATTACGAGATAGTAATGCAAGCGTTCAATGATGTTGGCTCTTCGATAGCGAGTCCAAAGGCCATTGAACGAACTCGTGAATCAG ttccTTCTCTGGGACCGATTAACGTAGAAGCAAACGCGACATCCTCTACGACTATCCTGGTGCGATGGGGCGACGTACCCGTGGAGCATCAAAATGGACAAATCGAGGGCTTTAAAGTGTACTACGGTGCAAATTCCAGATCAACCTTCCAATACAAGAATATTCCCAGTAACACCACTTTCACAACCACCTTAACGGAGCTTCGCAAGTTTGTCCAGTATCACGTCCAAGTTTTAGCCTACACGAGACTCGGCGATGGGGCGCTGAGCATTCCACCTGTGAGAGTCCAGACCTTTGATGATA cTCCCGGTTCACCGTCTAACGTATCCTTCCCCGATGTGAGTTTGACCACAGCCCGTATTATCTGGGACACACCAGAGGATCCCAACGGAGAGATTCTCGCATACAAAGTCATGTTTCATTTAAATAGCAGTCAAGATCGACAATTTTCTAAAGAATTTCCGGCGTCAGACAGAACGTTTAg AGCCACCGGACTTGAATCTGAGCAATACTACATGTTTTCCGTGACGGCACAAACAAGATTGGGTTGGGGTAAGACGGCTTACGCGCTAGTATTTACGACGAACAACAGAGAACGTCCTCAAGCGCCATCGGTACCACAAGTGAGCAAATCGCAGATTCAGAGTCGCCAGATAACATTTAGCTGGACGCCAGGCAGAGACGGTTTTGCTCCGTTAag ATATTACACGGTGCAACAGTCGGAGAATTCTGGACCATTCCAAATCATCCCAGAGAGAGTGGAACCCACATTGACGTCTTACACTGCTAACAATTTGAAACCTTACACGCACTATCAGTTTCGCATTCAAGCTACTAATGACATAGGTCCTTCAGAATGGAGCAATGAGTCAGCTCAAGTACAAACTCTGCCTGCAG CACCATCAAAAGGTGTCACCGGTTTGAAAGTTGTACCGATAACAACATCCAGTGTCGAAGTTCATTGGAACATGATCGACGAGGTATATTGGAGCGGTGATTATGAAACAGGTGGTTATCGTGTCGTTTATCAACCGGTGTCAGATTTTCCAACGCCTCTTCAGACAACGCCGAAAGAGGAGATTCTGGGAATTAAA GAAACTAAAATGGTTTTAAGCGACTTGACGGAGGACCGATATTATGAGATCGTAGTGCTGCCATTTAACTCGGAAGGCGAAGGCCCGCCGAGTCCACCGGTCACTGTGTATGTAGGCGAAGCGGTTCCTACGGGAGAGCCTCAATATTTAAAAGCCGAGCCAATCTCTTCCACCGAGGTTCTCTTGCGTTGGAAACCTCCCCAAGCGAATATGCAAAATGGCGATTTACTAGGATATAAG ATTTTTTACTTGGTAACTGACTCTCCTCAAACTTTGGAGAAAAAACAAGAAGAAGAGATAGAAGTTGTTCCAGCATCTTGTTTAACGCACAACTTAGTTTTTCTTGATAAGTATACGGAATATCGTATACAAGTTTTAGCATTTAATCCTGCTGGAGATGGTCCACGATCTCCACCAATTACTGCGAGAACGAAACAG GACATTCCAGGACCACcgtattatttgcaatttaacgAAATTACTATGACCAGCCTTCGCGTCTCTTGGAAACCGCCGAAGTTACGCAATGGCGAGATAGTTGGTTACATCGTCACATATGAAACGGCAGAGCAGAATGAtc GTTTCAGTAAACAAGTTAAACAAAAAGTGACAGAGACTAGTCTCCTTATCCAACCGCTGGAGGAGGAAGTAACGTACACCTTCATGGTTCGCGCGCAGACGATCGACTTCGGACCACCGATATCCGGCAATGTTACAACTGGTCCGCAAGAAGGTTCGCCGATGGAGCCCAGCAATCTCAGCGTGACCAAAACGGTTTCCAGCGTGGAACTACAGTGGACCAACGGAGCTTCCGGCAAAGGTCCTATACTCGGTTATTATATTGAGACTCGTCGTAAAG CGATGGAAGAATGGCAGCATT ACGATTCGCGCTGGCAGACAATAATTCGTACTAGCAATGGACCACTGACGGAGTATACTGTGTCTTATCAAAACTTACTACCGTCCACGTCGTACTTGTTCAGAGTAATATCGTACAATCGTTATGGAATCAGTTATCCAGCGTATTCCACCGAAACT ATCTTAACACCATCGAAATTGTACTTGGAATACGCATACCTGCAACACAGGCCGTTTTACAGGCAGACCTGGTTCATGGTCACTTTAGCCGCtgtatcaattataattatcattatggTCATAGCAATATTATGCGTAAAGAGTAAAAGCTACAAATATAAAC AAGAGGCACAAAAGACTCTAGAGGAATCGATGGCGATGGATGCAGACGACAGACAGGAATCGGATCTGGAATTATACAGATCACGCCAGGGCACAGGCGGTGCCATTAATACAGCAAGTGGTACTTTGGGTAAGAGAAACACATTAGCCCGGAAGGCGATGCATCCTCCACCACCCACAATGCTAGGCAAATCGCCTCCCAGGCCTTCTCCAGCGTCTGTCGCCTATCATAGCGACGAGGAGAGCCTCAAGGGATATGATGAGAATCCCGACGACAGCAGCGTCACGGAGAAGCCCTCCGAAATTAGTTCCACTGATTCCCAG GGCTCTGAGAGCGAGAACGAGAGTGTACAGTCCGATCCGCATTCCTTCGTGAATCACTACGCGAACGTGAATGACTCGTTAAGGCAGTCGTGGAAAAGGCAGAAACCCGTCCGGAATTATTCGTCGTATACGGATTCTGAGCCGGAAGGCAGTGCGGTTGTCAGTCTGAACGGCGGTCAGATCATCATGAACAACATGGCCAGATCGAGAGCGCCGTTGCCAGGTTTCTCGTCGTTCGTATAA